tagatagcggtcgatgtgtggagtaatagtagtagatgcagaatcatttcggtctacttgtcgcagacgtgatgcctatatacatgatcatgcctagatattctcataattatgcacttttctatcaattgctcgacagtaatttgttcacccaccgtaatacttatgctatcttgagagaagccactagtgaaacctatggcccccggatctattctccattatattaatctcccgtcaaataGCTATTTCTAttactgtttattttgcaatctttattttccaatctatatcataaaaataccaaaaatatttatcttattattattatatctatcagatctcactctcgtaagtgaccatgaagggatttacaacccctttatcgcgttggttgcgaggttcttatttgtttgtgtaggtatgagagacttgcgtgtagtctcctactggattgataccttggttctcaaaaactgagggaaatacttacgctactttgctacatcaccctttcctcttcaagagaaaaccaaggcagtgctcaagaggtagcaagaaggatttctggcgccgttgccggggagatctacatcaagtcaagacataccaagtacccatcacaaactattatccctcacattacattattttccatttgcctctcgttttcctctcccccacttcacctttgccgttttattcgcctcttttcctTTTGCTTTTCTTTCGCCATGGCTGAATCAAAAAGGGCTAAGGGTTCTCTCCCGAGCTTCAGTGCTTTGGATAGTCCCTCTGTtctttctaagctcataaataatgatgttatggaaagacctaccggggttatcaatgagggtttgaataatttcgatgaagatgatcccggaatttttcgttatttacttgatgagtctttaaaagatgcttgggataggttattaaggatccgagccagctatgtgccccaatatcatATCGAAATATACttgaaaagcttttatgttggcttaccctcttcattcaagcaagttttagattctatttttgaagaagtttTTCTTGTGGGGGAtcccatagatacctatgaaaagatgaaaactatatttgggcaccccatgagtgagaaggttgaatccacctctcttttgggaaccccatgtgcggtgccccctctccctcttttCGTCCTCCGCCCTAAACCGTtggtcttggcgaagccctgtggaatagtttcaccaccaccgtcaccgtcATCATGctaccagaactcatctactacttcgcctctcttgctggatcgagaaggcaaagacgtcatcgagctgaacgtgtgctgaacgcggaggtgttgtgcgttcagtgcttgatcggtacggatcatgaaggtgtacgactacatcaattgcattgataaacgcttccgcttagcgatctacaaggggtaTGTAGATGATCttgccctctcgtagctatgcatctccatgaatagatcttgcgtgtgcgtagaaattgttttgttttccatgcaacattccccaacaaaaaAAGCAGGAGCAGACACTCAGGACATGCTTTCCTGTAATGATGCTATCAGTTCACAAGCCCTGGCTGAAATACCTTTGACAAATAGAAGCTACACATGGAGCACATGCAACAGGCACCACTCTTAGAAAAACTTGACTGGATTTTCTCATCTGAGTCCTGGACCCTAAACTACCCCAACACCATTTCTCCCCCCTGGCCAAACCCATTTCAGATCATACACCATGTGTAATAAAAGTGGACACAAAAATCCCTAAATCTCCAATCTTTAGGTTTGAGAACTTCCAGTTAAATCACCATGATTTCAAAGACACGGTCAAGCATATTTGGAACCAGAACATCCAAGAATTAGACAGTGCTAAAAGACTTGCTGCAAAATTCAAGAGGCTCAAAATGGGACTTAAAATTTGGTCCAAAAATATTTCTCAACTTGCAACAGCCATCCAGGATACAAACTCGGTAATTCTCTTCTTTGACACTATTGAAGAATTCAGAAATCTGGCCCCACATGAATGGGAGGCTAGATTGGTTCTCAAAGAACACTTACTGGAGCTGCTTGACTCATAACAAGTGTATTGGAAATAGAGGTCTACGACCAGATGGATATCCAAGGGGAAACTAATGTAAAATTCCTAAAAGCAAAAGTCATAATCAAATTCAGAAATAACCATATTGTTGTACTCCAGAATGAACAAGGTTGGGAACAGTCTGATCATGATAGCAAAGCGACAATCCTATGGAGAGCTTTCAAACAAAGACTTGGTACCACTGTACCCGCCCATAACTTGCTACACCTTGAGAGCCTTATTGAGAAGCGTGCATCAAGATCTAGTTTTGCTAGAGGAGCCTTTTACCaaatctgagattgatgttgtagtCAATGAGCTTCCTCCTGACAAAGCACCGGGCCCTGATGGATTTAACACCAACTTTAGCAAGGCTTGCTAGGACATTATTGCAGAAGATTTCTACAGCCTCATTACATATTTCTATCATGGAAAAAGTCAACATCCAGAGCATCAATTCCTCTTACATCACTCTCATCCCAAAAAAATTGACTGCCCTATGACTGCAAGTGATTTCAGACCTATATCTCTTCTCAATTGCTTTTATCAAGATCATCACAAAGTTTCTAGCAAACAAACTGCAGAAAGTAATCCTACAAGTTATCCACAAGAGTCAATATGGTTTTCTCAAGCAAGGTCTATTCGGGACTGCTTGGCCTGGACATATGAGTACTTGCATCAATGCCACCAGTCAGGGAAAGAGATCATTATCCTAAAGCTTGACTTTGAAAAAGCCTTTAACATGATTGAGTACCAAGCCTTGAGGGATATAATGATAGCCAGAGGTTTTGGCCCTAGATAGATGCAATGGATGGACATGATCTTTAGCTCTGGGCACTCCTCTATCCTCCTCAATGGTATTCCAGAGAAGCAATTTTTATGCACGAGAGGTGTCGGGCAAGGAGACCCTCTGTCCCTCTCATTTTTGTGCTTGCTGCTGACATATTGCAGTCCATCTTCAATGAGGCAATGAAATAAAAAATGAATGATTCCTCTCTTAACATAAGAAATGATTTCCCTATGGTGTAATATGATTATGACACTGTTCTTTTGCTGCCTGCATGTCCCTTGCAAATCCAGCAAACTGGAAATCTCCTGATGCACTTCTCAGCCTACACTGGACTCAGGGTTAACTACTCTAAATCAATTCTGGTTCCCATCAATGTTAACCCCCAGAGAACTCATCTTCTGGCTAACATTCTGGGTTGTGCTGCGGGCAGTTTCGCATTTACATATCTAGGGCTATCTCTTGGCACTAGCATACCAAAAGTTCAAGATTTCATCCTTGTGATGCAAAGAATTGAGAGGAGACTCACTTGTTGTTCCACTCTGCTATCCTATGGGGAAAACCGACTTTGATCAAAAGTGCCTTCTCAAGCATGCCAACATTCCTTATGagctctgccccccccccccaacttcTGTGATTGATCAAGTCAACAAATACATCAGACATTGCTTCTGGAGGAAATACGGTATGGAGGAACAGGACCCTCCTCTGGTTGCTTGGACAGAAGTTTGCAAACCCAAAGATCAAGGTGGTCTTCGAGTTCTTGATGTTGCCACACACAACAAAGCACTACTCATGAAACATTTACACAAGTTTCTCAACATACATGATCTGCCATGGGTTCATGTTCACTTGATTTGGAACACTTACTATCCCAATAGTGCACCCACTGACAGACCAatgggttcattttggtggaaagcAATCTTGAAATTACTCCCTGAGTTCAAATCCTAGGCCTCTTGCACTGTGGGACAAGGAAGATCTGTTCTTTTCTGGCATGACAATTGGAACAATACACCTCTTAATATCCAATATCCTGAATTATTCTCTTTTGCCATTGATAAATCCATCTCTGTTCGGCAAGTGGCTGAGACTGAAAGCTTTGAAGAAATTTTGTACAGGCCACTGTCTATTCAGGCCTTTGATCAATTCCAAGAAGTGCAATTAACAATGAATCAGACCAGAttctccaacaatgatgatacatgGCAGTATACTTGGAACTCTATTAAATTTCCGGCTGCCAAGTTGTACAAGACTCTAATGCAGGGGGGAATGGTTTCTCCCATTTTTAACAAGATTTGGAAATCTTCAGTTGTCCAGAGATACAAAATCTTCTGCTGGTTTCTTGCACTTGAAATATTGAATACCAGAAACCTTCTCCATAGAAAGTCCTATCTACCATCCTACctatgtgaactttgcaatgagaaTGTGGATGAGACCCCCCCCCCCTTCACCTTTTCTGGGATTATAAGTTTGCCCTGCAATGTTGGGATATGACCACTCCCAACAAAGAAAAGGAGATACTTCGGTTCTCTAGGAAATCAACTTGGCTTTGAACGAACTACCCTTTGGCTTGGCTATGAGCATAGTTATTACGAGTTGTTGGCATATCTGGATGCAGAGAAATAACATAATATTCAAGCGTATAAACCCCAGCATCACCTCTTAGAAATTATAAGTCAGGAAAGATCTAGAGCTGCTCAAATATAGAGCTAAGCAGCAActacatcaagttcttcaaggatgAATTGAGTCAAGACTAGTCTGATTCTTAATCATTATTATGTTTCCTAAAAAAGGCGTTGGATAGATGGATTCATCCATCACCTTGTAATTTCTTTTTTTTTGTACATAACTGTTTTTTGGGTTATATGAACCTAAAAAAAGAGAGGTTAGTAAAGGAATCACGAGTATGGTGATCTAGCAGTGATGGTTATATGGTGTACTCGGGGAGGGATCCAAAAGTCAGACATGTCACACACAAATAAATGATTGCGCTATAGAACGTTTGATAGAGGAGATGATTACTTTAAACAATAGGCACGAGTGCACACGTTAGATCTGGTCAAATGGGCAGAAAAACTTCATAATCTTTGTCCAATTCGCCGCCATTGTGGTTTTGCTCCTATGTAACATACAATGACAACACTAGTCACGATGATAGCTAATAAGCTCACCATGTTGATGTGCTAAGGTAATCATATCAAGCTAAATTATAGTGCATGTGCATCCAAACACATAAGAGCAACTCTAGTAGACTGTATAAACCGATACTGCAAAATTGTTTTAGGGTCCCCCTGAAACGATTTTTGCGGGAACTTTAAGGTCCCAGCTGAACTAATCCACCATAGTTCATTCTGTAAATTTAAAAAACCAATTCGCGCTACAAAGTTCACAACACAACCGAAGTTCATATACATAGCTAAACATTGAAACCTAGGAAGGCCGACTCAATCATCAAGGTCGGGGTAGAACTCCTCCGCCGACTTGCAGCAAGCATGGGTGTAAGCGTGATCCTCCCTTTACGGTAGCAAGCCTATCGACGGCTCCTTCTTCTCCGGCCACCACCATGCACTTTGCGGCAAGGAGCTCCGCATCCGCCGCCCCCCCAACACCTACATGTGCGGGAAAAGGACCTCATGGAAGCCATCCCACGCGCGGCCGCGTCATTCCAAGCAAGGTTACACGGCGACAACCCGCCACGCCGGCGAACACCACCAGCCTTGGATTCGCGAGAAACGAAAAGAAACGAGCAGACTAATTGCTTACCAAAGAAAGCTAAGGAGACGAGAGGGACGGACTGCGGCAGAGCTTATCCCATACGCGAACCATAAAAAGCCCCCAACCACGTATATATAGCTGACGGGCAGGCTTGGACTGCGTGTAAAGATTTACaagcaaaattcaaaaaaattacagGCCGGCAAGGATATAGCGTATCTGCTAGATAGTGCAAAACTCCAAAACGCGAGCAACCAAACGATGTGACACAAGCCTGGGCACTTGAAACCAAACGAACCGAAACAAGAACCAAACTCGTATGGAAGCATGCCAGTCAATGCGCTAGTAAGGGCCACGCAAATGCACAGACCCTATTGAACGGACTGACAATTGACAAAATCAGTCGCCTGATTTAATGCGTTTACCTTAAATGTTAGCTACAATGTCACGCCAAGCGTCTTATAACTTCTCAATTGAAGGTGACACGCAAAGATATTGTACACTGATCAACATAATCACGACAGTTTCTGATGCATATCAGCAATAGAGGTATTAGTATTGCCAAAAATTGTGCCCACGAAACTCTGCCAACCAAAATGTGTATGCTTCCATTGTCTGTTGGGTGTCCATGTAATGACCAGGAAGGTATTTGCTCCTCAATTGCTTACCCTGTACTTCTGCAAAAGAGTAGGTGTCCGGATTAAATTCCTTGCAAAGTACTCACAGATATATCTAGAacccataagagtttgaagtattgaTTACCGTGAGAAAGAGTATTGATTAAATTCCTTGCAAAACACACATTCGAAGTCAAACTGAACAAATGCACTCAAGTATGCACAGCTATGCCTACTGAATAAAATATCACCGACAACATGGTCAAAAAGCAAACGGATATAGTGAAGACGTGTTCTCGTAGCGTTCTTTCCTGTCCTCATGTGTCAACGTGCCTATGTAATTCTTATAACAATTGCGGTTTGTTCCGCTGctttgagtaatatattcaggtggggacaNNNNNNNNNNNNNNNNNNNNNNNNNNNNNNNNNNNNNNNNNNNNNNNNNNNNNNNNNNNNNNNNNNNNNNNNNNNNNNNNNNNNNNNNNNNNNNNNNNNNNNNNNNNNNNNNNNNNNNNNNNNNNNNNNNNNNNNNNNNNNNNNNNNNNNNNNNNNNNNNNNNNNNNNNNNNNNNNNNNNNNNNNNNNNNNNNNNNNNNNNNNNNNNNNNNNNNNNNNNNNNNNNNNNNNNNNNNNNNNNNNNNNNNNNNNNNNNNNNNNNNNNNNNNNNNNNNNNNNNNNNNNNNNNNNNNNNNNNNNNNNNNNNNNNNNNNNNNNNNNNNNNNNNNNNNNNNNNNNNNNNNNNNNNNNNNNNNNNNNNNNNNNNNNNNNNNNNNNNNNNNNNNNNNNNNNNNNNNNNNNNNNNNNNNNNNNNNNNNNNNNNNNNAAAAAAATGGCTCAAGATACTGATAATGTACTAGAAATCAAAATTCCATTCGTTAGATTCAGGGGAAATATATTAACCCATTGTCAGAATCGGGGGAAATTTATCTAGATATATACCATTTTTTCAAAATGAAACCGGCAACTTGCTGTTATCATTCACTTCAGAGCAGAAGCACAGGGGATGAGGATGAAATAAGTTGCAAAGTCTTAATGTGTCTGGAGTAAGTTACATAACCAGATAACAGCCAGCATTCTATTTTAACATTCATTCATGCAAGTGGGTACAAAGTTGTACCTTAACAGTATTGAGGAGAATTTTGGCTTCACTGCTGCTGTTGAAGTGGTCACGAACAGGCTGAAAAGTATAAAATGGTATTAGGCCAAACAAATCTATACATGAATAAATATGAGACATTACAAATTactacctccgtcccaaaatataagatgtttttgcagttcAAATTGAACTGAAAGAACGTCTTATATTTTCAGATGGGAGTAGTATATCTCTAAAAAGGAACTTGATTGAAAAGAAAACACAGGTGTCCAGATTAATAATTGCATTAATAGGCCACAAGATTGACACCTCCACAATAAAAGTAATCCATCGACACTATTTGCCAGGTATGGCACAAAATATGAGATATGCAGCGACAGAATGATAAAAAAATAACAGAAACCATCTCAGGCATTACAAATTCACAATACAATTTACTAAATAATGAATTATGAAAAATACAGCAGTGGAACAAATCAAAAAACAAACAGAAACTGGTAATGCTCTGAGAGTGCATAAGTTAATGACTCGTGAAAGACTGCACCACCTTACTGAAGAAAAAAAACATGATAAAAACTATTACCTTCAATATTTCATTGATCGCTTTCGCCAAAGCAGGTTTAACGTCGGCAGGATGCAAATCACCCGCTTCATAATCAGCAACAAGCTCATCCATGGTTAAAAATGTCCTGTTTCAAAGCAAGCATGGTTATAACTCCAAACAAAAAAAAGTCAATAGTACAAAACTTTCAACAGAGATTAACTAAGGTGTGTGTgtttattcaaccaacacagaTAAGATTTTTAAATTTTTAGTAAGTCCAAGAAAAGAATATTACTTGTtaccgccattgttttctttgcggACAACCTCAAACTTGTCAAACCAAGGGAAAACAATGTACTGGATGTACTCCAGGCACGGATTTTTATCAACAATTTTGGGAGGACAGAAAGCTTGCTTTATCTTCAAATTTACCTGAGCCTGCAATAAATTTGGTTAGGGTACAATATCAGCTCAGGAAAAGGGCAAAACCTTGACAAACAAATTTTGCTCTATAAATTCCAGCTTGATAAATTGATAATATCATGACCACATGCCATCTACAAGATCAATTGAACGACAAAGACAAGTTCTAAGCAAATGATGAACACAGTGCAGACCAGACTGAAGTGGTAGAACTTCTAAAAATACTAGAAATAACATGTCTACGCATATCAAGAGTAGAAGTATTTTTTAAATCGCCAAACCTAACATCCAAATATGCTGGTTAGGGCTTCATTTTCTTGCATGGCAAACAAGGACCATACCCTACAATATCCTAGCCAAGTAATATCTTTCAACATTCAAACATCTCTGGATGAGGTTGTATGGAATGATTAGGTGGCATAAGCTTTTGAAATAAATAAAGGTtgttcatgaagagaaaatttagaACCTCATCATCTTCCATAAAGATAGCCGATGTCGGATCACTCTTTGACATCTTCTCCTGGCCTTCTTTGAAACCGGGGAGCATATCTGTAATTCATGTTaaggaacaaaaaaaattatacgACCTGGCAATGACACACTACAAAGGAATTCTAACGACATAACCACCGAGACACATATATCAATATATTAAGACAAAACACACTGCAGAAAAAAAATAAACAACACAGCAGTGGCAGATCAGGATACGATGTGACAGAATAATTGGCTTGTTTTTCCTTTTGATGTCATCGCAATATTCCCTTGCTAACATGTTAACCTTCCTTTGGTCCATACCCAACTGGCATATGTCCGCCTACAAACAGAAACAGATTAGAGAGAATCAATGACAATCTAAAAATCTAGAATAAAGGTATACCACCCTACAATATCGAGTGAAATAGAAATATATCAATAGCCTTACTTAAATTATGTGAATGGTTAAACTAAAATTTTACAGAGCGGTGTCTGCAATATAAATATACTAACCTTCAGGAAGAATATATCAGCACACTGCATGCAAGGATAGAAGATCTGTGCAGCAGTCAATTCCTCATTGTCAGAGCGACCCATAATCGTACAACACCTGTGAAGTAAGGAAAAATGAAATGGCAAAATTATGTTTGAGTTCGAACTTTGGAAGTCAAGAATCATCTGGATGCATATGCAATTTAAATGGCCGTACCTCGTTATTCTTTTGATATTATTTTTCCTGCCAATGTCCATTACAAGTGGCCAGTATTCATTTGCACGCCTATTAATTTCCTCTGAAGACCATAAGAATTCAACACCATCAAGGTTCATACCAGCTGCTTTCCATATTTCAATCATGTAGCGCCCGACAGTCTGGATTTTTTTCAGATCACCACCCATTTTGTTGTTTAGCTGTGCAAACCAGTCTGCTATCCAGATTTTCACTTTGCATCCCGCTCTGATCATCTTGTTAACATTAATTGTCTTCACAACACCCTGTGAATACAATACATGAGAATGTCTATCACCAGCAAGTCCTATCA
This portion of the Triticum dicoccoides isolate Atlit2015 ecotype Zavitan chromosome 7A, WEW_v2.0, whole genome shotgun sequence genome encodes:
- the LOC119329217 gene encoding tyrosine--tRNA ligase 1, cytoplasmic-like — encoded protein: MDTSLAAAAVTAEASAPAAASTEPSAAPDASPAASSSSAAAAVAEDLAGGVAALSLDERFDLLMSIGEECIQPDELKRLLQNKPVPICYDGFEPSGRMHIAQGVVKTINVNKMIRAGCKVKIWIADWFAQLNNKMGGDLKKIQTVGRYMIEIWKAAGMNLDGVEFLWSSEEINRRANEYWPLVMDIGRKNNIKRITRCCTIMGRSDNEELTAAQIFYPCMQCADIFFLKADICQLGMDQRKVNMLAREYCDDIKRKNKPIILSHHMLPGFKEGQEKMSKSDPTSAIFMEDDEAQVNLKIKQAFCPPKIVDKNPCLEYIQYIVFPWFDKFEVVRKENNGGNKTFLTMDELVADYEAGDLHPADVKPALAKAINEILKPVRDHFNSSSEAKILLNTVKKYRVSN